The following proteins are co-located in the Rheinheimera salexigens genome:
- the tssM gene encoding type VI secretion system membrane subunit TssM → MKFKTVLQSVFRLLKSRITITVLGLLALALLIWFGGPLLAIAGYEPLATVSARLVTLLVIAVIWGGSHYIKGLKESRSHQQAVDNLLNGDEQQPQDELAKRDIAVLRERMQKALDILKHARFSKSRDIYQLPWYMLIGPPGSGKTTALKNSGLEFPLKEQLGTDAIEGIGGTRQCDWWFTNQAVLIDTAGRYTTQDSHASQDSTAWQGFLGLLRKYRPKRPINGVIVFVSLADLLSQTRTERHLHARAIKQRVQELQNQLGMTFPVYVMFTKADLIAGFTEFFHTLSEEEREQVWGMTFAIDNDEKGPVSLFNKEFHNMINRLTQRLFSRLQNEHDQDNRAAIYEFPRQLRLLQSAADDFLKEIFAPNPFEKSTLLRGVYIASATQEGVPIDRVMSQLGNNFGLAEPPMRRQTGEGESYFIKRFFEEIVIPERELASVNLHHKNKHRWIRHGVLASSALVSAWLLFAWAGSYSWNKQLVDEVANSMNQYQQLADKTLLDENVVDLNQQLNLLRDLPAGYAGIIPADGPKNYGLYQGDKLGQAGKTAYKNGLFNQFVPFLLSSLTAEMQQNSEHRDYLYETLKTYLMLFNPDRFELEQLTSWFEFYLARRFAGELNHDLRISLQSHLNALLEGHIKGAVYNEPAVIAARELLLTVPLAERAYQRIKTELSKSHIPDFRIVDVLGTDGIKVVKRKSGLPLQQGISGLYTYKGFHGLFNIEKRRIIRSLMEDSWVYGDINQQGTEGSDSTLSAQVTAKYFRDYVYVWQELLDDLTLDRVGNVEQGVLVTKVLSGPEQPIQNIIKAVQQNVRLTHLPQSEEADMALDVAGKVADTTFSSQKSRLTRIMPDKMPNMAKSLPGKEVEHAFAAILKLGEAEFSQIEATSRLYHDYLERLYMPGGMARQAYSNQLSGKGSNELSVALRRLKSDIPQPFSDWLGDISTETTQLFAQGSRQHINEAWQGTVLAEYKRAIAGRYPLNRASSNDIKLRDFERFFGYGGTLEQFFAEYLKPFVNTSRATWTFKKDIGLDHQVLKTFQNAQQIRAAFFAEGSQKLNVGFSLRPIYLDRHITHLLLELDGQELSYRHGPSRMRQFFWPGDRNKLETRLVFTPANAGLPANTSQAGEWSWFRFLDNISQNRPETKQDKILHLAVQGNNARVEMVPDTVNNPFWNKALEAFSCPATL, encoded by the coding sequence ATGAAGTTTAAAACTGTGCTGCAATCTGTATTTCGCCTACTTAAATCACGTATTACGATTACAGTATTGGGCTTACTCGCGCTGGCATTATTAATTTGGTTTGGTGGGCCACTATTGGCTATTGCAGGATACGAACCTTTAGCAACGGTTAGCGCAAGGTTAGTAACTTTGCTAGTTATCGCGGTAATTTGGGGTGGGAGTCATTATATAAAGGGCTTAAAAGAATCGCGTTCTCATCAGCAAGCGGTTGATAATTTATTAAATGGCGATGAACAACAACCTCAAGATGAATTGGCTAAACGCGATATTGCTGTATTGCGTGAAAGGATGCAAAAAGCCTTAGATATTTTAAAACATGCTCGCTTTAGTAAATCACGCGATATTTATCAATTACCTTGGTACATGTTAATTGGGCCACCTGGCTCAGGTAAAACCACCGCCCTGAAAAACTCCGGTTTAGAGTTTCCATTAAAAGAACAATTGGGCACTGATGCTATTGAAGGTATTGGCGGTACGCGGCAATGTGATTGGTGGTTTACCAATCAAGCGGTATTAATTGATACGGCGGGTCGTTATACCACCCAAGACAGTCATGCGTCTCAAGACTCTACCGCATGGCAGGGGTTTTTAGGCCTATTACGTAAATACCGGCCTAAACGGCCAATTAATGGCGTAATTGTTTTTGTTAGTTTAGCTGATTTACTCAGCCAAACCCGCACTGAACGGCATTTACATGCACGTGCTATTAAGCAGCGGGTGCAAGAACTACAAAATCAATTAGGCATGACATTTCCAGTTTATGTCATGTTTACCAAAGCAGATTTAATTGCAGGTTTTACCGAGTTTTTTCATACCTTAAGTGAAGAAGAGCGTGAACAAGTTTGGGGCATGACCTTTGCCATTGATAATGACGAAAAAGGGCCAGTGTCATTATTTAATAAAGAATTCCACAACATGATTAATCGCTTAACTCAGCGCTTATTCAGTCGATTACAAAATGAACATGACCAAGATAATAGAGCGGCCATTTATGAATTTCCACGCCAGTTACGGTTGCTACAAAGTGCCGCCGATGATTTTTTAAAAGAAATCTTTGCACCTAATCCATTTGAAAAGTCTACTTTGTTACGCGGCGTTTATATTGCTAGTGCAACCCAAGAGGGGGTGCCGATTGATCGGGTTATGTCGCAATTGGGCAATAACTTTGGTTTAGCTGAACCGCCAATGCGCAGGCAAACAGGTGAAGGTGAAAGTTACTTTATTAAACGGTTTTTTGAAGAGATTGTGATCCCAGAGCGGGAATTAGCCTCGGTTAATTTGCATCATAAAAATAAGCATCGTTGGATCCGACATGGCGTATTAGCTAGTTCGGCTTTAGTGTCGGCATGGTTATTATTTGCTTGGGCGGGTAGCTACAGTTGGAATAAACAACTGGTTGATGAAGTTGCCAATTCAATGAACCAATATCAACAGTTAGCCGATAAAACACTGCTTGATGAAAACGTGGTCGATTTAAATCAGCAACTTAATTTATTACGGGATTTACCCGCGGGTTATGCAGGCATTATTCCCGCCGATGGGCCAAAAAATTATGGTTTGTATCAAGGCGATAAACTGGGTCAAGCCGGTAAAACAGCCTACAAAAATGGCTTATTTAATCAATTTGTACCGTTTTTGCTCAGTAGTTTAACTGCTGAAATGCAGCAAAATTCTGAACATCGTGATTACTTATACGAAACCTTAAAAACGTATTTAATGCTTTTTAACCCCGATCGGTTTGAACTTGAGCAGTTAACTAGTTGGTTTGAATTTTATTTAGCCCGACGCTTTGCCGGCGAGTTGAATCACGATTTACGTATTTCGTTACAAAGTCATTTAAACGCCTTACTAGAAGGCCATATTAAAGGGGCGGTTTATAATGAACCCGCTGTTATAGCGGCTAGAGAATTGTTATTAACCGTGCCTTTGGCCGAGCGGGCCTATCAACGCATTAAAACAGAGCTAAGTAAAAGCCATATCCCAGATTTTAGAATTGTTGATGTACTTGGCACAGATGGCATAAAAGTGGTTAAGCGTAAGAGTGGATTACCTTTGCAACAAGGTATCTCAGGGCTTTATACCTATAAGGGATTTCATGGTCTATTTAATATTGAAAAGCGGCGTATTATTCGCAGCTTAATGGAAGATAGTTGGGTATATGGTGATATCAATCAGCAAGGTACTGAGGGCAGTGATAGCACTTTGTCAGCTCAAGTTACGGCTAAATATTTTCGCGATTATGTTTACGTTTGGCAAGAATTGTTAGACGACCTTACGTTAGATCGCGTGGGCAATGTTGAGCAAGGGGTATTGGTGACTAAAGTACTTTCAGGCCCAGAGCAACCAATACAAAATATTATTAAAGCGGTACAGCAAAACGTTCGCTTAACCCATTTGCCACAATCTGAAGAAGCCGACATGGCATTAGATGTTGCTGGTAAAGTAGCAGATACCACGTTCTCCTCTCAGAAATCGCGGTTAACCCGAATTATGCCAGATAAAATGCCTAATATGGCGAAGTCGTTACCCGGTAAAGAAGTTGAGCACGCTTTTGCCGCTATTTTAAAGTTAGGTGAAGCAGAGTTCAGCCAAATAGAAGCTACAAGTCGACTGTATCATGATTATTTAGAGCGCTTATATATGCCAGGCGGTATGGCTAGACAAGCGTATAGTAATCAGCTTAGTGGCAAAGGCAGTAATGAATTAAGTGTCGCCTTACGCCGGCTGAAAAGTGATATTCCGCAACCTTTTTCAGATTGGTTAGGTGATATTTCTACTGAAACCACTCAGCTATTTGCTCAAGGTAGCCGCCAACATATTAATGAAGCTTGGCAAGGCACTGTCTTAGCGGAATATAAACGCGCCATTGCTGGTCGTTATCCACTGAATAGAGCCAGTTCTAATGATATTAAGTTGCGAGATTTTGAACGTTTCTTTGGTTATGGCGGTACGTTAGAGCAATTTTTTGCTGAATATTTAAAGCCATTTGTTAACACCAGTCGCGCCACTTGGACGTTTAAAAAGGATATTGGTTTAGATCACCAAGTATTAAAAACTTTTCAAAATGCTCAGCAAATACGCGCTGCCTTTTTTGCCGAAGGCAGTCAGAAGTTAAATGTAGGCTTTAGTTTAAGGCCAATTTATCTTGACCGGCATATAACCCATTTACTCTTAGAGTTAGACGGCCAAGAGCTATCCTATCGGCATGGCCCCTCAAGAATGCGGCAATTTTTTTGGCCAGGTGACAGAAATAAACTAGAAACCCGTTTAGTTTTCACTCCAGCGAATGCCGGTTTACCGGCAAATACTAGCCAAGCGGGTGAATGGTCTTGGTTTCGTTTCCTGGATAATATTAGTCAAAACAGACCAGAAACCAAGCAAGATAAAATCTTACACCTTGCTGTTCAGGGCAATAATGCTCGTGTTGAAATGGTTCCTGATACAGTAAACAATCCATTTTGGAACAAAGCATTGGAGGCATTCAGTTGTCCGGCAACCTTATAA
- the tssL gene encoding type VI secretion system protein TssL, long form, translating to MSDKTVMKPQPGGRGLKKPQAASAQAAVDVDKTRISASARNHDNVQKMPMLSISDNVLIDDAAALFSLIPAMRNTRQHADVSALKSQCVQLINQYEQQLRQKDIDSELIQNARYCMCSFIDEVVLNTSWGENSDWATESLLATFHNETFGGSYFFTLLDNAIAEPRTHLQLLELQYLCLSFGFAGKMRIADRGFEQLEQYRDKAYKAIRSQRGEPARELSSSWRSQVVASNTLNAALPLWVICSVIAAVLLGVYMYLNYQINSYSNVVHRDLNALVTWQQDTAQGGSIKVQADTLRLQQLLQTEMRRGLLDIIELPDRVRIRVALDQLFSPGSTGINESFQPVAGKIARALEGTEGRILVSGYTDNQPIFTSKYPSNWHLSLARANAMSDALAHGADLRGRLWPEGHGDANPITDNDSAENRALNRRVEIDLLP from the coding sequence ATGTCAGACAAAACGGTAATGAAACCGCAGCCTGGCGGTCGAGGGCTGAAAAAACCTCAAGCCGCATCAGCACAAGCTGCAGTTGACGTCGATAAAACTCGGATATCAGCCAGTGCTCGCAATCACGACAATGTGCAAAAAATGCCCATGTTATCGATTAGTGACAATGTATTAATTGATGATGCTGCTGCGTTATTTTCATTAATTCCTGCTATGCGCAATACCAGACAGCATGCTGATGTCTCTGCATTAAAATCGCAATGTGTACAATTAATCAATCAATATGAGCAGCAATTACGGCAAAAGGATATTGATAGCGAGCTTATTCAAAATGCCCGGTATTGCATGTGTTCATTTATTGATGAGGTAGTGTTGAATACCAGCTGGGGTGAAAACAGTGATTGGGCCACAGAAAGTTTATTGGCCACATTTCATAATGAAACCTTTGGCGGTAGCTATTTTTTTACCTTATTAGATAACGCCATTGCGGAACCAAGAACACATTTACAGTTACTTGAACTGCAGTATTTATGTTTGTCGTTTGGCTTTGCCGGCAAAATGCGCATTGCAGATCGTGGCTTCGAGCAACTAGAGCAATATCGTGATAAAGCCTATAAAGCCATTCGCTCGCAGCGCGGCGAACCGGCACGAGAGTTATCATCCAGTTGGCGCAGTCAGGTGGTTGCCAGCAATACACTCAATGCCGCTTTGCCGCTTTGGGTTATTTGTTCGGTAATAGCGGCTGTGTTACTCGGTGTGTATATGTACTTAAATTATCAAATTAATAGTTACTCAAACGTTGTACATCGCGATCTAAATGCCTTAGTTACTTGGCAGCAAGATACTGCACAAGGCGGCAGTATTAAAGTTCAAGCCGATACCCTGCGTTTACAACAGTTACTGCAAACCGAAATGCGCCGAGGCTTGTTAGATATTATAGAGTTACCGGATCGGGTAAGAATACGCGTGGCGTTAGATCAACTGTTTAGCCCCGGAAGCACCGGTATTAATGAAAGCTTTCAGCCGGTAGCGGGAAAAATTGCCCGCGCTTTAGAAGGGACAGAAGGCCGAATTTTAGTCAGTGGCTATACCGATAACCAACCTATATTTACCAGTAAGTATCCATCTAATTGGCATTTATCGTTAGCGCGAGCGAACGCGATGTCTGATGCGTTAGCGCACGGCGCCGACTTACGCGGCCGATTATGGCCAGAAGGGCATGGCGATGCTAATCCGATAACAGACAATGATAGTGCTGAAAATAGAGCACTGAATCGTCGTGTCGAAATAGACCTGTTACCATAA
- the tssK gene encoding type VI secretion system baseplate subunit TssK — translation MSDYSRVAWSEGLFLRPQHFQQQERALDYRIREQHALVSAYAWGVQNSAVDEQSLKFGQFALSELNALMPDGTIVQAPSVEPLPTALQIPKSCRDQLVYLCIAIDKPHSQNITDVTANDITRFCYADHSVSDNSLSEEAIELLQLAKLKLLFKLESEDRGGFIGMPIARIKEITEQGEVKLVKNFIPPLLSVQKNAELSALVSEALGMLCQRADALSERLGQGQGSANTIADFLMLQILNRYEPLLRHIKVSAQEHPHSFYRLMVSMLGELATFTSRTKRAPAFPQYEHEELTSVFGNLGVILNQTLSVVLEQTAQALPLEQAKFGILVTPLTDKSMLEYAQFVLAVSADLPTEDIRKYLPSRLKIGPVEHIRELVNNQLPGISVTALPVAPRQVPYHAGYQYFQLDKGSIYWERLANSGGLALHLSGNYPGLKIELWAIKI, via the coding sequence ATGAGTGATTATAGTCGCGTTGCGTGGTCAGAAGGTTTATTTTTACGTCCGCAGCATTTTCAACAGCAAGAGCGGGCGTTAGATTATCGGATACGTGAGCAACATGCCTTAGTTAGTGCTTATGCATGGGGCGTACAAAATAGTGCTGTAGATGAACAAAGTTTGAAGTTTGGTCAATTTGCTTTGTCTGAACTCAATGCGTTAATGCCGGATGGCACTATCGTGCAAGCTCCTAGCGTTGAACCACTGCCCACTGCGTTACAAATTCCTAAATCTTGTCGTGATCAGCTGGTGTATTTATGTATTGCTATCGATAAACCACATAGCCAAAATATTACTGATGTGACAGCCAATGACATCACCCGTTTTTGCTATGCCGATCATAGTGTCAGTGATAATAGTCTATCTGAGGAAGCAATCGAGTTATTACAGTTAGCAAAGTTAAAATTGTTATTTAAACTTGAGTCGGAAGATCGCGGTGGCTTTATTGGTATGCCAATCGCGCGAATAAAAGAGATAACTGAGCAGGGGGAAGTTAAATTAGTTAAAAACTTTATACCGCCGCTGTTATCTGTGCAAAAAAATGCTGAGCTTAGCGCTTTAGTATCTGAAGCATTAGGCATGTTATGCCAGCGCGCAGATGCGTTATCAGAAAGGCTGGGCCAAGGCCAAGGTAGCGCTAATACCATAGCCGATTTTTTAATGCTGCAAATTTTAAACCGATATGAACCACTATTACGCCATATTAAAGTCAGTGCCCAAGAGCATCCACACAGCTTTTATCGATTAATGGTCTCTATGTTGGGTGAACTTGCTACTTTTACCAGCCGAACAAAGCGGGCACCGGCATTTCCACAATATGAACATGAAGAACTGACCAGTGTATTTGGTAATCTTGGTGTTATTTTAAACCAAACCTTAAGTGTTGTGTTAGAGCAAACCGCACAAGCCTTACCTTTAGAGCAAGCAAAGTTTGGTATTTTAGTTACCCCATTGACCGATAAGTCTATGTTGGAATATGCGCAATTTGTGCTAGCGGTTTCAGCAGACTTACCCACTGAAGATATTCGTAAATACTTACCGTCTAGATTAAAAATTGGCCCTGTTGAACATATACGTGAGTTGGTTAATAACCAGCTGCCGGGAATTTCGGTTACTGCCTTACCGGTCGCGCCTAGACAAGTACCTTATCATGCCGGCTATCAATATTTTCAGCTAGACAAAGGCAGTATTTATTGGGAGCGCCTAGCCAATAGTGGGGGCTTAGCATTGCATTTGTCCGGTAATTATCCGGGATTAAAAATTGAACTATGGGCCATCAAAATCTAG
- the tssJ gene encoding type VI secretion system lipoprotein TssJ, whose amino-acid sequence MQHVKYIILMVFSLILLGGCQTFYGTFPPSTTLHFNVADDLNPDFDGRPSPVIIKVYELASKTIIENQDFFAIYDNADQVLRTDLLKKDELVFQPGQRISYKMSLQPATKAVAVIAAYRDIEGARWRAVVDVKPTGYDDLYVYVDKLAVYIREHDLERKR is encoded by the coding sequence ATGCAACATGTTAAATATATTATTCTCATGGTATTCAGTCTTATATTACTCGGTGGGTGCCAAACGTTTTACGGAACCTTTCCTCCTTCTACGACGCTGCATTTTAATGTTGCCGACGATCTTAACCCAGATTTTGATGGCAGACCTTCACCCGTCATTATTAAAGTTTATGAGTTGGCATCTAAAACTATTATTGAAAACCAAGATTTTTTTGCCATTTATGATAATGCCGATCAAGTGTTACGCACTGATTTATTGAAAAAAGATGAGTTGGTGTTTCAACCAGGCCAGCGAATTAGTTACAAAATGTCGCTACAACCTGCAACAAAAGCTGTCGCTGTTATTGCTGCATATCGCGATATTGAAGGTGCCAGATGGCGTGCTGTTGTTGATGTAAAGCCCACCGGATATGACGATCTTTATGTTTATGTTGACAAATTAGCGGTGTATATCCGTGAGCATGATCTTGAACGCAAACGTTAA
- the tagH gene encoding type VI secretion system-associated FHA domain protein TagH — protein MHRDKLLELSVLSYHRLSPKQVSIKRFTASGGSLGRSEQADWYLPDPERVVSGIHAEITFNQGHYYIIDKSTNGLFVNRAVDALGENSHQLQSADILCLGDYEIQVQLIEHGAATAEKPKPSTDKAQHKQQLATQISSVESGFSIDHFTAPRVAGAMSQMDTSAMDHSASSFNAQGHSQHQDHKNNPNSIYNQSQNQNHDLAMDDHYLAPAALIPDDWNNAWSSHSEPVLTEKMPDKPATTSRKTAVNNGVDEQSQLTAFLTGLGVADLDANTLTGQQWQQLGSALQQSILGLIDVMRARSKVKNSFRVNQTTFQQRENNPLKFSASMDEAFHNLFNRPSSSFMPAKQAIAEAFNDIAEHEAAMLAGVAGISNGLLAQLAPRQFEQADFSQSFIDKINPAQRQARLWQHYRLTHSNLTTELKSTSNGGVNDDFISAYEQYLAKR, from the coding sequence GTGCATAGGGATAAGTTACTAGAGTTATCTGTGTTGAGTTATCACAGATTGTCACCGAAACAAGTTTCAATAAAGCGCTTTACAGCTAGCGGTGGCAGCTTGGGCCGTTCAGAACAAGCTGACTGGTATTTACCTGATCCAGAAAGAGTGGTGTCTGGCATTCATGCTGAAATTACATTTAACCAAGGCCATTATTATATTATTGATAAATCAACCAATGGATTATTTGTTAATCGAGCGGTAGATGCTTTAGGTGAAAATTCACATCAATTGCAATCGGCTGATATTTTATGTTTGGGTGATTATGAAATCCAGGTACAACTAATTGAACACGGCGCAGCAACAGCAGAAAAACCAAAGCCATCAACAGATAAAGCTCAGCATAAACAACAGTTGGCAACTCAAATTAGTAGCGTAGAGAGCGGCTTTAGTATTGATCACTTTACGGCACCAAGAGTAGCCGGCGCAATGAGCCAAATGGATACTAGCGCAATGGACCATAGTGCTAGTAGCTTTAATGCTCAGGGTCATTCTCAACATCAAGACCATAAAAACAATCCTAATTCTATTTATAACCAGAGTCAGAATCAGAACCATGATTTAGCTATGGATGATCATTATTTAGCCCCTGCAGCGTTGATCCCTGATGATTGGAACAATGCCTGGTCTTCTCATTCAGAACCGGTTTTAACCGAAAAAATGCCGGATAAACCAGCGACAACAAGCCGAAAAACAGCGGTAAACAATGGTGTTGATGAGCAAAGCCAACTAACGGCATTTTTAACAGGACTTGGAGTGGCTGACTTAGATGCAAATACCTTAACTGGCCAGCAATGGCAACAATTAGGCAGCGCATTACAGCAGTCAATATTAGGCTTAATCGACGTTATGCGAGCGCGATCTAAAGTAAAAAATAGTTTTAGAGTTAATCAAACTACGTTTCAGCAGCGAGAAAACAATCCCCTTAAATTTTCTGCCAGTATGGATGAAGCCTTTCATAATTTATTTAATCGTCCCAGTTCTAGCTTTATGCCCGCTAAACAAGCAATTGCAGAAGCCTTTAATGACATTGCCGAGCATGAAGCGGCAATGTTGGCGGGTGTGGCAGGGATCTCCAATGGGCTATTAGCGCAGTTAGCGCCCAGACAATTTGAACAAGCTGATTTTAGTCAGTCCTTTATCGATAAAATAAATCCAGCTCAACGCCAAGCACGCTTATGGCAGCATTATCGTTTAACCCACAGCAATTTAACAACCGAATTAAAAAGCACTAGTAACGGTGGTGTGAATGATGACTTCATCAGTGCTTACGAACAGTATTTAGCCAAAAGATAA